A stretch of the Ostrea edulis chromosome 9, xbOstEdul1.1, whole genome shotgun sequence genome encodes the following:
- the LOC125659574 gene encoding uncharacterized protein LOC125659574 isoform X2 gives MLLVTVLSLAILQCQCLSPTADLSGLVDEFNDALESGLDSVNQLIQNTGDHLPAAINQAFDYLKKIERRQSITKAANSMFESTNSIISQIKSESEKFFNELRVFSDDLKFPENILKLIVDHHAKQDFHVEKVRRDIGQFLTVHHLEVSKADEKVASYIQHKTNAIKQIVTSLGSAVNDINDSLRNMVHSPVHEELLNQRIVQALSSGLKNLGSAVLFAREEMKDAMSH, from the exons ATGCTGTTGGTAACCGTGTTGAGTTTGGCCATCCTGCAGTGTCAATGTCTGTCTCCGACGGCGGATCTCAGCGGCTTGGTGGACGAATTTAATGATGCCTTGGAGTCGGGCTTGGATAGTGTCAATCAACTGATACAAAATACAGGGGACCACCTCCCAGCTGCCATTAACCAAGCCTTCGATT atttgaaaaaaattgagaGGAGGCAGAG TATCACAAAAGCTGCAAATTCGATGTTCGAGTCTACTAACAGCATCATTTCACAGATCAAGTCCGAGTCCGAGAAATTCTTCAACGAATTGCGAGTGTTCTCAGATGATCTGAAGTTTCCAGAAAATATACTCAAACTTATAG TGGATCACCATGCCAAACAGGACTTTCACGTTGAGAAGGTCAGACGGGATATTGGCCAGTTCCTTACAGTCCACCATCTGGAGGTCAGTAAAGCAGACGAGAAGGTAGCCTCTTACATCCAGCACAAAACGAACGCCATTAAACAG ATAGTGACGTCACTTGGAAGTGCTGTCAACGATATCAATGACAGCTTACGAAATATGGTACACTCCCCGGTGCATGAAg AGCTACTTAACCAGAGAATTGTCCAGGCCCTCAGCTCTGGCTTGAAAAATCTTGGATCCGCCGTCCTTTTTGCACGCGAGGAGATGAAAGACGCTATGTCGCACTAA
- the LOC125659574 gene encoding uncharacterized protein LOC125659574 isoform X1, with product MLLVTVLSLAILQCQCLSPTADLSGLVDEFNDALESGLDSVNQLIQNTGDHLPAAINQAFDYLKKIERRQSSITKAANSMFESTNSIISQIKSESEKFFNELRVFSDDLKFPENILKLIVDHHAKQDFHVEKVRRDIGQFLTVHHLEVSKADEKVASYIQHKTNAIKQIVTSLGSAVNDINDSLRNMVHSPVHEELLNQRIVQALSSGLKNLGSAVLFAREEMKDAMSH from the exons ATGCTGTTGGTAACCGTGTTGAGTTTGGCCATCCTGCAGTGTCAATGTCTGTCTCCGACGGCGGATCTCAGCGGCTTGGTGGACGAATTTAATGATGCCTTGGAGTCGGGCTTGGATAGTGTCAATCAACTGATACAAAATACAGGGGACCACCTCCCAGCTGCCATTAACCAAGCCTTCGATT atttgaaaaaaattgagaGGAGGCAGAG CAGTATCACAAAAGCTGCAAATTCGATGTTCGAGTCTACTAACAGCATCATTTCACAGATCAAGTCCGAGTCCGAGAAATTCTTCAACGAATTGCGAGTGTTCTCAGATGATCTGAAGTTTCCAGAAAATATACTCAAACTTATAG TGGATCACCATGCCAAACAGGACTTTCACGTTGAGAAGGTCAGACGGGATATTGGCCAGTTCCTTACAGTCCACCATCTGGAGGTCAGTAAAGCAGACGAGAAGGTAGCCTCTTACATCCAGCACAAAACGAACGCCATTAAACAG ATAGTGACGTCACTTGGAAGTGCTGTCAACGATATCAATGACAGCTTACGAAATATGGTACACTCCCCGGTGCATGAAg AGCTACTTAACCAGAGAATTGTCCAGGCCCTCAGCTCTGGCTTGAAAAATCTTGGATCCGCCGTCCTTTTTGCACGCGAGGAGATGAAAGACGCTATGTCGCACTAA
- the LOC125659569 gene encoding zinc finger protein 271-like, whose translation MDTESQIKVEPLSPEAFQSNGEKCLSVSPEGDTRPHGFTDSTNSLTYQNVSMPVFPSMPYASSYSYMSKAPEQPKRDNQYENHGAIEMNSNAAFPHKPAIVGKKSHLPKRYKCAMCAYRTRYKSDLNRHVRKHAIATFSCDICNMPFKTIGNVEFHKRKEHVLLVEEQPPKEILKHACKMCTYATMYSSDLTRHVRKHYIAKFHCTLCNKPFMTSGSLVHHKRSAHGVQDVEVVMGLEGVESVKQTGGEIHSDPEMNDEKQSDINGNMNSSEREDSLGEQQRIGSGEKSFHIENNKCEEDGDSEPQGGYNYEDPDLETTEMMAMDSDSVMSKSDEQTKLNIEENKHICPYCEKSFGRKLVLDHHLKNVHKIYGRNEEVGDYVEYPDDYDLALDMSIQELENSTSADQTSKTINASNGNFRHKCPFCAYATNYKSTYDRHVRKHELACHICNVCRMPFITFGHLQRHIRDNHPDHNQQISEKEITVEKHKCAYCSFEAENLNQLRKHSDTIHNRQIMQEIQRPNNGGFKVTSLVKAVDEKDDKSMGVPEHLSACSHHDKHPTPMEDGVLTQAPNTGRFAKLVSDFDDFAQRPYACSLCFYRTADISELVKHAENHLTGCNVTPVPETARFTMETLNKSCAALGMTAGISTSTHNSKNLDTSQEQMFESVRIKSEPFGVQIKKRPQGTVGQTMSRAQQRKQFSFLKHKESGSVDRLIPTFSVHYRKDKTNITRPYLCLLCRKRFRHLTILKQHFMQMHNEAVPTNKTFECKQCSRQFNTPMALQEHYEQKH comes from the coding sequence ATGGACACGGAGTCACAGATAAAAGTTGAGCCATTAAGTCCGGAAGCGTTCCAATCAAACGGAGAAAAATGTTTATCTGTGTCGCCAGAGGGCGACACCAGACCTCACGGCTTCACAGACAGCACAAACTCTCTAACGTATCAAAATGTGTCCATGCCGGTATTTCCCAGCATGCCGTATGCTTCGTCATACTCGTATATGAGCAAAGCCCCGGAACAGCCCAAACGGGACAACCAGTATGAAAACCATGGCGCCATTGAAATGAATTCCAACGCCGCTTTTCCGCACAAACCAGCAATAGTGGGGAAGAAATCGCACCTCCCTAAGCGCTATAAGTGTGCTATGTGTGCCTACCGGACCCGCTACAAATCAGACCTAAACAGACACGTACGCAAACATGCAATTGCTACATTTAGTTGCGATATTTGTAATATGCCATTCAAAACGATTGGAAATGTAGAATTTCACAAACGAAAAGAGCATGTGCTATTAGTGGAAGAGCAGCCACccaaagaaatattaaaacatgctTGTAAAATGTGCACGTATGCAACCATGTATAGCTCGGATCTAACACGCCACGTCCGCAAACATTACATTGCTAAATTTCACTGCACATTGTGCAACAAGCCCTTCATGACGTCGGGGAGTTTAGTGCATCACAAAAGATCCGCACACGGTGTCCAAGACGTGGAAGTGGTGATGGGGCTGGAAGGAGTCGAGTCTGTGAAACAGACAGGTGGAGAAATCCACAGCGATCCCGAAATGAATGATGAAAAACAATCGGACATAAACGGAAACATGAACAGCTCGGAGCGTGAAGATTCCTTGGGAGAACAACAACGTATTGGATCCGGAGAGAAGAGTTTTCATATCGAGAATAATAAATGTGAAGAAGATGGCGATTCTGAGCCACAAGGAGGCTACAATTACGAAGACCCCGACCTAGAGACGACCGAAATGATGGCAATGGATAGCGACAGCGTTATGAGCAAATCAGACGAACAGACTAAACTGAACATCgaagaaaacaaacatatatGTCCATACTGCGAAAAATCTTTTGGAAGGAAACTTGTTCTAGACCACCATCTGAAAAATGTTCACAAGATATACGGACGAAATGAGGAGGTAGGGGATTATGTTGAGTACCCAGACGATTACGATTTGGCCCTCGATATGTCCATTCAAGAGCTGGAGAACTCAACATCTGCCGATCAGACCTCGAAAACCATCAACGCCAGTAACGGTAACTTCCGCCACAAATGCCCATTCTGTGCGTATGCGACAAATTACAAAAGCACGTACGACCGTCACGTGAGGAAGCACGAGCTCGCTTGTCACATCTGCAATGTGTGTAGGATGCCATTTATCACGTTCGGTCATTTACAGCGCCACATTCGAGATAACCACCCAGACCATAACCAACAGATATCAGAAAAAGAAATAACGGTCGAAAAGCATAAATGTGCCTACTGCAGTTTTGAGGCAGAGAATCTGAATCAACTGCGAAAGCACAGCGACACGATTCACAATAGACAGATAATGCAGGAGATTCAAAGACCAAATAACGGCGGGTTCAAGGTCACGTCTCTCGTGAAGGCTGTAGACGAAAAAGACGATAAAAGTATGGGCGTACCCGAGCATCTGTCTGCTTGTTCCCATCATGACAAACACCCAACTCCCATGGAAGATGGCGTGTTGACGCAAGCTCCAAATACGGGAAGGTTTGCCAAACTGGTATCGGACTTCGATGATTTCGCTCAGAGACCATATGCTTGCTCTCTGTGCTTTTACAGGACAGCCGACATATCAGAACTAGTAAAACATGCAGAGAACCACTTGACCGGATGTAATGTAACACCTGTACCCGAGACCGCGCGGTTTACCATGGAAACTCTAAACAAATCATGTGCTGCATTAGGCATGACGGCAGGTATTTCCACATCAACTCACAACAGTAAAAACCTCGATACATCACAAGAGCAAATGTTCGAATCTGTAAGGATAAAAAGCGAGCCTTTTGGAGTTCAGATCAAAAAACGACCTCAGGGAACAGTTGGACAAACTATGTCACGTGCACAGCAAAGAAAACAGTTCTCGTTCTTGAAGCACAAAGAGTCCGGGTCTGTCGATCGCCTCATTCCGACATTTTCTGTCCACTATCGAAAAGACAAAACCAACATTACTCGCCCTTACCTGTGTTTACTGTGCAGAAAACGCTTCAGGCACCTGACGATCCTAAAGCAACATTTCATGCAAATGCACAACGAGGCAGTACCCACCAACAAGACATTTGAATGCAAACAATGTTCGCGACAATTTAATACTCCTATGGCGCTGCAGGAGCATTACGAGCAGAAGCACTGA
- the LOC125659573 gene encoding uncharacterized protein LOC125659573, with the protein MVLYQNINVGQRVEVKLGNLVFRGVVKYKGSVINRQGDWVGVALERAMGENDGMILGRRYFQCLPNHGIFVRANSIRFIPLIRCLYNRYHKVSDRSYVEEPLFSSTVPKTDPALISSQYQDRVRDSFAFDDSLFSAKRFPLRHSVGNHIPAATMKRAKTAMASFRYLTSPIHSEYDIEEEFISTPTIPKTHMPYSALSRQVRRGWEGTHYVREMSVGTGRDSIKYSTWNDISP; encoded by the exons ATGGTGCTCTATCAAAACATCAACGTGGGACAGCGAGTGGAGGTCAAGCTGGGTAACCTGGTATTCCGAGGAGTGGTCAAATACAAGGGGTCAGTCATCAATAGGCAGGGAGACTGGGTGGGCGTGGCACTGGAGCGAGCAA TGGGAGAGAATGATGGCATGATACTAGGTAGAAGATACTTCCAATGTCTTCCAAACCACGGGATATTTGTCAGAGCGAACAGCATCAGATTTATTCCCCTGATTAGATG CTTATACAATAGATACCACAAAGTGTCAGACAGATCGTATGTTGAAGAGCCACTTTTCAGCTCaa CTGTCCCTAAGACGGATCCAGCACTCATCTCTAGTCAGTATCAGGACAGGGTCAGAGACAGCTTCGCCTTTGACG ATTCTCTGTTCAGTGCTAAGCGATTTCCATTACGTCATTCGGTCGGCAACCACATCCCCGCTGCAACGATGAAGCGCGCCAAAACTGCAATGGCGTCGTTTCGTTACTTAACCAGTCCGATCCACAGTGAATACGACATTGAGGAGGAATTCATCAGTACCCCCACTATCCCCAAGACTCATATGCCGTACTCAGCTCTCAGCCGACAAGTGAGACGGGGCTGGGAGGGCACACACTACGTCCGCGAGATGAGCGTGGGAACGGGACGAGACTCCATCAAGTACTCCACGTGGAACGATATCTCACCGTGA